A window of Ascaphus truei isolate aAscTru1 chromosome 16, aAscTru1.hap1, whole genome shotgun sequence contains these coding sequences:
- the PICALM gene encoding phosphatidylinositol-binding clathrin assembly protein isoform X3, translating into MSGQSITDRITAAQHSVTGSAVAKAVCKSTTHEVMGPKKKHLDYLIQCTNEMNVNIPQLADTLFERTANSSWVVVFKALITTHHLMMYGNERFIQYLASRNTLFNLNNFLDKGAMQGYDMSTFIRRYSRYLNEKALSYRLVAVDFTKMKRGIDGVMRTMITEKLLKTLPIIQNQLDALLDFDANPNELTNGVINTGFMLLFKDSIRLFAAYNEGVINLLEKYFDMKKNQCKEALDIYKKFLARMTKLSEFLKVAEQVGIDQGDIPDLTQAPSSLLEALEQHLASLEGKKTKEVSAASRASTLSSAVSTLATTGMSFSRMDEKERQLALEEEQARLQALKEQRLREVTVVSNSTSTSASPSTLSGKSVNTTAAVDLFSVPAPTTNSMPNLTSDVFDLQPTFVPTVQSTPAIATSASSTWGGPFASSNGCVGSPPHLDIFDMQPVEDVVKSTPQFNTSTYSSKQTLGLLSGFPVHSAAQNSAATMRVDFDAVFGGKSALYENQDATDDVLQPTVSLQSQRSAAVSQHSGKLMANDLDSSLANLVGNLGFGGTPSKKSDMQWNQPTEKRLTGGTHWQARTTTSTTWTPAPAAPIPQMQNGVHYPGYVSAPMNYPVSTPQVPVYGMVPTQIGTNPIMAPQPMLYTQPGLRPTNPFAPVSGAQMQFM; encoded by the exons ACCTTATACAGTGTACCAACGAGATGAATGTGAACATCCCGCAGCTGGCAGACACACTCTTTGAGAGGACTGCAAATAGTAGCTGGGTTGTAGTGTTCAAAGCCCTTATCACAACACACCACCTTATGATGTACGGCAATGAG CGGTTTATTCAATATCTTGCGTCCAGAAACACTTTATTTAATCTCAACAACTTCTTGGATAAAGGTGCCATGCAAG GGTATGATATGTCGACCTTCATCAGACGTTACAGCAGATATTTAAATGAAAAAGCACTTTCCTACAGACTTGTAGCAGTTGACTTCACCAAAATGAAGAGAGG GATAGATGGAGTGATGCGAACGATGATTACTGAAAAGCTCTTGAAAACTCTTCCTATCATACAGAACCAGCTGGACGCTCTCCTGGATTTTGAT GCGAACCCAAACGAGCTCACAAATGGTGTTATAAACACTGGCTTCATGCTTCTATTCAAAGATTCTATACGGTTATTTGCAGCCTATAACGAAGGAGTAATCAACTTACTGG AAAAGTACTTTGATATGAAAAAGAACCAGTGTAAAGAAGCTTTGGATATTTATAAGAAATTTCTGGCCCGAATGACCAAACTGTCAGAATTCCTCAAAGTGGCAGAG CAAGTTGGAATTGATCAGGGTGACATTCCAGATCTTACTCAG GCGCCCAGCAGTTTGCTTGAAGCACTTGAACAGCATTTAGCTTCTCttgaagggaaaaaaacaaaagaagtGTCGGCTGCCAGCAG AGCTAGCACCTTGTCCAGTGCTGTATCTACACTTGCTACGACCGGGATGTCTTTTAGTAGAATGGATGAAAAGGAGAGACAGCTAGCACTTGAGGAGGAACAGGCAAGACTGCAAGCACTTAAG GAACAGCGACTGAGAGAGGTTACTGTGGTGTCAAACTCTACATCTACATCAGCATCACCAAGCACTTTATCCGGGAAAAGTGTCAATACCACAGCAGCTGTTGACTTATTTTCAGTCCCTGCACCAACAACTAACAG CATGCCCAATCTAACAAGCGATGTGTTCGACCTGCAACCTACGTTTGTACCAACTGTACAAAGCACCCCGGCCATAGCAACGTCTGCAAGCAGCACGTGGGGAG GTCCCTTTGCCTCATCAAATGGATGTGTTGGCTCCCCACCACATCTGGACATCTTTGATATGCAGCCTGTTGAAGACGTCGTAAAGTCTACCCCTCAATTCAACACTTCTACTTATTCTTCTAAACAAACATTGGGACTCCTTAGTG GATTCCCCGTGCATTCAGCCGCACAGAACAGCGCTGCAACGATGCGCGTTGATTTTGATGCTGTATTCGGAGGCAAATCAGCTCTGTATGAAAATCAAGACGCAACTG ATGATGTATTGCAACCAACCGTTTCCTTACAAAGCCAAAGGTCCGCTGCAGTCAGCCAGCACAGTGGGAAGTTGATGGCAAACGATCTTGATTCCTCACTTGCAAACCTGGTGGGAA ACCTTGGCTTTGGAGGAACGCCGTCGAAAAA GTCTGACATGCAATGGAACCAACCTACAGAGAAGAGATTAACTGGTGGCACACACTGGCAAGCAAGAACTACCACTTCAACCACATGGACCCCTGCCCCAGCAGCTCCTATTCCACAGATG CAGAATGGAGTACATTATCCTGGATAT GTATCTGCTCCGATGAACTACCCAGTGTCTACACCGCAAGTGCCTGTGTATGGAATG gtTCCTACGCAGATTGGAACCAACCCTATAATGGCTCCTCAGCCAATGCTTTatacacagccagggttaaggccAACAAATCCCTTTGCACCGGTGTCTGGAGCTCAG ATGCAGTTTATGTAA
- the PICALM gene encoding phosphatidylinositol-binding clathrin assembly protein isoform X2, whose protein sequence is MSGQSITDRITAAQHSVTGSAVAKAVCKSTTHEVMGPKKKHLDYLIQCTNEMNVNIPQLADTLFERTANSSWVVVFKALITTHHLMMYGNERFIQYLASRNTLFNLNNFLDKGAMQGYDMSTFIRRYSRYLNEKALSYRLVAVDFTKMKRGIDGVMRTMITEKLLKTLPIIQNQLDALLDFDANPNELTNGVINTGFMLLFKDSIRLFAAYNEGVINLLEKYFDMKKNQCKEALDIYKKFLARMTKLSEFLKVAEQVGIDQGDIPDLTQAPSSLLEALEQHLASLEGKKTKEVSAASRASTLSSAVSTLATTGMSFSRMDEKERQLALEEEQARLQALKEQRLREVTVVSNSTSTSASPSTLSGKSVNTTAAVDLFSVPAPTTNSMPNLTSDVFDLQPTFVPTVQSTPAIATSASSTWGGPFASSNGCVGSPPHLDIFDMQPVEDVVKSTPQFNTSTYSSKQTLGLLSGFPVHSAAQNSAATMRVDFDAVFGGKSALYENQDATGVYVTDDVLQPTVSLQSQRSAAVSQHSGKLMANDLDSSLANLVGNLGFGGTPSKKSDMQWNQPTEKRLTGGTHWQARTTTSTTWTPAPAAPIPQMNGVHYPGYVSAPMNYPVSTPQVPVYGMVPTQIGTNPIMAPQPMLYTQPGLRPTNPFAPVSGAQMQFM, encoded by the exons ACCTTATACAGTGTACCAACGAGATGAATGTGAACATCCCGCAGCTGGCAGACACACTCTTTGAGAGGACTGCAAATAGTAGCTGGGTTGTAGTGTTCAAAGCCCTTATCACAACACACCACCTTATGATGTACGGCAATGAG CGGTTTATTCAATATCTTGCGTCCAGAAACACTTTATTTAATCTCAACAACTTCTTGGATAAAGGTGCCATGCAAG GGTATGATATGTCGACCTTCATCAGACGTTACAGCAGATATTTAAATGAAAAAGCACTTTCCTACAGACTTGTAGCAGTTGACTTCACCAAAATGAAGAGAGG GATAGATGGAGTGATGCGAACGATGATTACTGAAAAGCTCTTGAAAACTCTTCCTATCATACAGAACCAGCTGGACGCTCTCCTGGATTTTGAT GCGAACCCAAACGAGCTCACAAATGGTGTTATAAACACTGGCTTCATGCTTCTATTCAAAGATTCTATACGGTTATTTGCAGCCTATAACGAAGGAGTAATCAACTTACTGG AAAAGTACTTTGATATGAAAAAGAACCAGTGTAAAGAAGCTTTGGATATTTATAAGAAATTTCTGGCCCGAATGACCAAACTGTCAGAATTCCTCAAAGTGGCAGAG CAAGTTGGAATTGATCAGGGTGACATTCCAGATCTTACTCAG GCGCCCAGCAGTTTGCTTGAAGCACTTGAACAGCATTTAGCTTCTCttgaagggaaaaaaacaaaagaagtGTCGGCTGCCAGCAG AGCTAGCACCTTGTCCAGTGCTGTATCTACACTTGCTACGACCGGGATGTCTTTTAGTAGAATGGATGAAAAGGAGAGACAGCTAGCACTTGAGGAGGAACAGGCAAGACTGCAAGCACTTAAG GAACAGCGACTGAGAGAGGTTACTGTGGTGTCAAACTCTACATCTACATCAGCATCACCAAGCACTTTATCCGGGAAAAGTGTCAATACCACAGCAGCTGTTGACTTATTTTCAGTCCCTGCACCAACAACTAACAG CATGCCCAATCTAACAAGCGATGTGTTCGACCTGCAACCTACGTTTGTACCAACTGTACAAAGCACCCCGGCCATAGCAACGTCTGCAAGCAGCACGTGGGGAG GTCCCTTTGCCTCATCAAATGGATGTGTTGGCTCCCCACCACATCTGGACATCTTTGATATGCAGCCTGTTGAAGACGTCGTAAAGTCTACCCCTCAATTCAACACTTCTACTTATTCTTCTAAACAAACATTGGGACTCCTTAGTG GATTCCCCGTGCATTCAGCCGCACAGAACAGCGCTGCAACGATGCGCGTTGATTTTGATGCTGTATTCGGAGGCAAATCAGCTCTGTATGAAAATCAAGACGCAACTG GGGTGTATGTTACAGATGATGTATTGCAACCAACCGTTTCCTTACAAAGCCAAAGGTCCGCTGCAGTCAGCCAGCACAGTGGGAAGTTGATGGCAAACGATCTTGATTCCTCACTTGCAAACCTGGTGGGAA ACCTTGGCTTTGGAGGAACGCCGTCGAAAAA GTCTGACATGCAATGGAACCAACCTACAGAGAAGAGATTAACTGGTGGCACACACTGGCAAGCAAGAACTACCACTTCAACCACATGGACCCCTGCCCCAGCAGCTCCTATTCCACAGATG AATGGAGTACATTATCCTGGATAT GTATCTGCTCCGATGAACTACCCAGTGTCTACACCGCAAGTGCCTGTGTATGGAATG gtTCCTACGCAGATTGGAACCAACCCTATAATGGCTCCTCAGCCAATGCTTTatacacagccagggttaaggccAACAAATCCCTTTGCACCGGTGTCTGGAGCTCAG ATGCAGTTTATGTAA
- the PICALM gene encoding phosphatidylinositol-binding clathrin assembly protein isoform X7 has protein sequence MSGQSITDRITAAQHSVTGSAVAKAVCKSTTHEVMGPKKKHLDYLIQCTNEMNVNIPQLADTLFERTANSSWVVVFKALITTHHLMMYGNERFIQYLASRNTLFNLNNFLDKGAMQGYDMSTFIRRYSRYLNEKALSYRLVAVDFTKMKRGIDGVMRTMITEKLLKTLPIIQNQLDALLDFDANPNELTNGVINTGFMLLFKDSIRLFAAYNEGVINLLEKYFDMKKNQCKEALDIYKKFLARMTKLSEFLKVAEQVGIDQGDIPDLTQAPSSLLEALEQHLASLEGKKTKEVSAASRASTLSSAVSTLATTGMSFSRMDEKERQLALEEEQARLQALKEQRLREVTVVSNSTSTSASPSTLSGKSVNTTAAVDLFSVPAPTTNSMPNLTSDVFDLQPTFVPTVQSTPAIATSASSTWGGPFASSNGCVGSPPHLDIFDMQPVEDVVKSTPQFNTSTYSSKQTLGLLSGFPVHSAAQNSAATMRVDFDAVFGGKSALYENQDATGVYVTDDVLQPTVSLQSQRSAAVSQHSGKLMANDLDSSLANLVGNLGFGGTPSKKSDMQWNQPTEKRLTGGTHWQARTTTSTTWTPAPAAPIPQMVQQQMRVFHGPGMM, from the exons ACCTTATACAGTGTACCAACGAGATGAATGTGAACATCCCGCAGCTGGCAGACACACTCTTTGAGAGGACTGCAAATAGTAGCTGGGTTGTAGTGTTCAAAGCCCTTATCACAACACACCACCTTATGATGTACGGCAATGAG CGGTTTATTCAATATCTTGCGTCCAGAAACACTTTATTTAATCTCAACAACTTCTTGGATAAAGGTGCCATGCAAG GGTATGATATGTCGACCTTCATCAGACGTTACAGCAGATATTTAAATGAAAAAGCACTTTCCTACAGACTTGTAGCAGTTGACTTCACCAAAATGAAGAGAGG GATAGATGGAGTGATGCGAACGATGATTACTGAAAAGCTCTTGAAAACTCTTCCTATCATACAGAACCAGCTGGACGCTCTCCTGGATTTTGAT GCGAACCCAAACGAGCTCACAAATGGTGTTATAAACACTGGCTTCATGCTTCTATTCAAAGATTCTATACGGTTATTTGCAGCCTATAACGAAGGAGTAATCAACTTACTGG AAAAGTACTTTGATATGAAAAAGAACCAGTGTAAAGAAGCTTTGGATATTTATAAGAAATTTCTGGCCCGAATGACCAAACTGTCAGAATTCCTCAAAGTGGCAGAG CAAGTTGGAATTGATCAGGGTGACATTCCAGATCTTACTCAG GCGCCCAGCAGTTTGCTTGAAGCACTTGAACAGCATTTAGCTTCTCttgaagggaaaaaaacaaaagaagtGTCGGCTGCCAGCAG AGCTAGCACCTTGTCCAGTGCTGTATCTACACTTGCTACGACCGGGATGTCTTTTAGTAGAATGGATGAAAAGGAGAGACAGCTAGCACTTGAGGAGGAACAGGCAAGACTGCAAGCACTTAAG GAACAGCGACTGAGAGAGGTTACTGTGGTGTCAAACTCTACATCTACATCAGCATCACCAAGCACTTTATCCGGGAAAAGTGTCAATACCACAGCAGCTGTTGACTTATTTTCAGTCCCTGCACCAACAACTAACAG CATGCCCAATCTAACAAGCGATGTGTTCGACCTGCAACCTACGTTTGTACCAACTGTACAAAGCACCCCGGCCATAGCAACGTCTGCAAGCAGCACGTGGGGAG GTCCCTTTGCCTCATCAAATGGATGTGTTGGCTCCCCACCACATCTGGACATCTTTGATATGCAGCCTGTTGAAGACGTCGTAAAGTCTACCCCTCAATTCAACACTTCTACTTATTCTTCTAAACAAACATTGGGACTCCTTAGTG GATTCCCCGTGCATTCAGCCGCACAGAACAGCGCTGCAACGATGCGCGTTGATTTTGATGCTGTATTCGGAGGCAAATCAGCTCTGTATGAAAATCAAGACGCAACTG GGGTGTATGTTACAGATGATGTATTGCAACCAACCGTTTCCTTACAAAGCCAAAGGTCCGCTGCAGTCAGCCAGCACAGTGGGAAGTTGATGGCAAACGATCTTGATTCCTCACTTGCAAACCTGGTGGGAA ACCTTGGCTTTGGAGGAACGCCGTCGAAAAA GTCTGACATGCAATGGAACCAACCTACAGAGAAGAGATTAACTGGTGGCACACACTGGCAAGCAAGAACTACCACTTCAACCACATGGACCCCTGCCCCAGCAGCTCCTATTCCACAGATG GTACAACAACAAATGCGTGTGTTTCATGGCCCAGGAATGATGTGA
- the PICALM gene encoding phosphatidylinositol-binding clathrin assembly protein isoform X6 — protein MSGQSITDRITAAQHSVTGSAVAKAVCKSTTHEVMGPKKKHLDYLIQCTNEMNVNIPQLADTLFERTANSSWVVVFKALITTHHLMMYGNERFIQYLASRNTLFNLNNFLDKGAMQGYDMSTFIRRYSRYLNEKALSYRLVAVDFTKMKRGIDGVMRTMITEKLLKTLPIIQNQLDALLDFDANPNELTNGVINTGFMLLFKDSIRLFAAYNEGVINLLEKYFDMKKNQCKEALDIYKKFLARMTKLSEFLKVAEQVGIDQGDIPDLTQAPSSLLEALEQHLASLEGKKTKEVSAASRASTLSSAVSTLATTGMSFSRMDEKERQLALEEEQARLQALKEQRLREVTVVSNSTSTSASPSTLSGKSVNTTAAVDLFSVPAPTTNSMPNLTSDVFDLQPTFVPTVQSTPAIATSASSTWGGFPVHSAAQNSAATMRVDFDAVFGGKSALYENQDATDDVLQPTVSLQSQRSAAVSQHSGKLMANDLDSSLANLVGNLGFGGTPSKKSDMQWNQPTEKRLTGGTHWQARTTTSTTWTPAPAAPIPQMQNGVHYPGYVSAPMNYPVSTPQVPVYGMVPTQIGTNPIMAPQPMLYTQPGLRPTNPFAPVSGAQMQFM, from the exons ACCTTATACAGTGTACCAACGAGATGAATGTGAACATCCCGCAGCTGGCAGACACACTCTTTGAGAGGACTGCAAATAGTAGCTGGGTTGTAGTGTTCAAAGCCCTTATCACAACACACCACCTTATGATGTACGGCAATGAG CGGTTTATTCAATATCTTGCGTCCAGAAACACTTTATTTAATCTCAACAACTTCTTGGATAAAGGTGCCATGCAAG GGTATGATATGTCGACCTTCATCAGACGTTACAGCAGATATTTAAATGAAAAAGCACTTTCCTACAGACTTGTAGCAGTTGACTTCACCAAAATGAAGAGAGG GATAGATGGAGTGATGCGAACGATGATTACTGAAAAGCTCTTGAAAACTCTTCCTATCATACAGAACCAGCTGGACGCTCTCCTGGATTTTGAT GCGAACCCAAACGAGCTCACAAATGGTGTTATAAACACTGGCTTCATGCTTCTATTCAAAGATTCTATACGGTTATTTGCAGCCTATAACGAAGGAGTAATCAACTTACTGG AAAAGTACTTTGATATGAAAAAGAACCAGTGTAAAGAAGCTTTGGATATTTATAAGAAATTTCTGGCCCGAATGACCAAACTGTCAGAATTCCTCAAAGTGGCAGAG CAAGTTGGAATTGATCAGGGTGACATTCCAGATCTTACTCAG GCGCCCAGCAGTTTGCTTGAAGCACTTGAACAGCATTTAGCTTCTCttgaagggaaaaaaacaaaagaagtGTCGGCTGCCAGCAG AGCTAGCACCTTGTCCAGTGCTGTATCTACACTTGCTACGACCGGGATGTCTTTTAGTAGAATGGATGAAAAGGAGAGACAGCTAGCACTTGAGGAGGAACAGGCAAGACTGCAAGCACTTAAG GAACAGCGACTGAGAGAGGTTACTGTGGTGTCAAACTCTACATCTACATCAGCATCACCAAGCACTTTATCCGGGAAAAGTGTCAATACCACAGCAGCTGTTGACTTATTTTCAGTCCCTGCACCAACAACTAACAG CATGCCCAATCTAACAAGCGATGTGTTCGACCTGCAACCTACGTTTGTACCAACTGTACAAAGCACCCCGGCCATAGCAACGTCTGCAAGCAGCACGTGGGGAG GATTCCCCGTGCATTCAGCCGCACAGAACAGCGCTGCAACGATGCGCGTTGATTTTGATGCTGTATTCGGAGGCAAATCAGCTCTGTATGAAAATCAAGACGCAACTG ATGATGTATTGCAACCAACCGTTTCCTTACAAAGCCAAAGGTCCGCTGCAGTCAGCCAGCACAGTGGGAAGTTGATGGCAAACGATCTTGATTCCTCACTTGCAAACCTGGTGGGAA ACCTTGGCTTTGGAGGAACGCCGTCGAAAAA GTCTGACATGCAATGGAACCAACCTACAGAGAAGAGATTAACTGGTGGCACACACTGGCAAGCAAGAACTACCACTTCAACCACATGGACCCCTGCCCCAGCAGCTCCTATTCCACAGATG CAGAATGGAGTACATTATCCTGGATAT GTATCTGCTCCGATGAACTACCCAGTGTCTACACCGCAAGTGCCTGTGTATGGAATG gtTCCTACGCAGATTGGAACCAACCCTATAATGGCTCCTCAGCCAATGCTTTatacacagccagggttaaggccAACAAATCCCTTTGCACCGGTGTCTGGAGCTCAG ATGCAGTTTATGTAA
- the PICALM gene encoding phosphatidylinositol-binding clathrin assembly protein isoform X4 — protein MSGQSITDRITAAQHSVTGSAVAKAVCKSTTHEVMGPKKKHLDYLIQCTNEMNVNIPQLADTLFERTANSSWVVVFKALITTHHLMMYGNERFIQYLASRNTLFNLNNFLDKGAMQGYDMSTFIRRYSRYLNEKALSYRLVAVDFTKMKRGIDGVMRTMITEKLLKTLPIIQNQLDALLDFDANPNELTNGVINTGFMLLFKDSIRLFAAYNEGVINLLEKYFDMKKNQCKEALDIYKKFLARMTKLSEFLKVAEQVGIDQGDIPDLTQAPSSLLEALEQHLASLEGKKTKEVSAASRASTLSSAVSTLATTGMSFSRMDEKERQLALEEEQARLQALKEQRLREVTVVSNSTSTSASPSTLSGKSVNTTAAVDLFSVPAPTTNSMPNLTSDVFDLQPTFVPTVQSTPAIATSASSTWGGPFASSNGCVGSPPHLDIFDMQPVEDVVKSTPQFNTSTYSSKQTLGLLSGFPVHSAAQNSAATMRVDFDAVFGGKSALYENQDATGVYVTDDVLQPTVSLQSQRSAAVSQHSGKLMANDLDSSLANLVGNLGFGGTPSKKSDMQWNQPTEKRLTGGTHWQARTTTSTTWTPAPAAPIPQMVSAPMNYPVSTPQVPVYGMVPTQIGTNPIMAPQPMLYTQPGLRPTNPFAPVSGAQMQFM, from the exons ACCTTATACAGTGTACCAACGAGATGAATGTGAACATCCCGCAGCTGGCAGACACACTCTTTGAGAGGACTGCAAATAGTAGCTGGGTTGTAGTGTTCAAAGCCCTTATCACAACACACCACCTTATGATGTACGGCAATGAG CGGTTTATTCAATATCTTGCGTCCAGAAACACTTTATTTAATCTCAACAACTTCTTGGATAAAGGTGCCATGCAAG GGTATGATATGTCGACCTTCATCAGACGTTACAGCAGATATTTAAATGAAAAAGCACTTTCCTACAGACTTGTAGCAGTTGACTTCACCAAAATGAAGAGAGG GATAGATGGAGTGATGCGAACGATGATTACTGAAAAGCTCTTGAAAACTCTTCCTATCATACAGAACCAGCTGGACGCTCTCCTGGATTTTGAT GCGAACCCAAACGAGCTCACAAATGGTGTTATAAACACTGGCTTCATGCTTCTATTCAAAGATTCTATACGGTTATTTGCAGCCTATAACGAAGGAGTAATCAACTTACTGG AAAAGTACTTTGATATGAAAAAGAACCAGTGTAAAGAAGCTTTGGATATTTATAAGAAATTTCTGGCCCGAATGACCAAACTGTCAGAATTCCTCAAAGTGGCAGAG CAAGTTGGAATTGATCAGGGTGACATTCCAGATCTTACTCAG GCGCCCAGCAGTTTGCTTGAAGCACTTGAACAGCATTTAGCTTCTCttgaagggaaaaaaacaaaagaagtGTCGGCTGCCAGCAG AGCTAGCACCTTGTCCAGTGCTGTATCTACACTTGCTACGACCGGGATGTCTTTTAGTAGAATGGATGAAAAGGAGAGACAGCTAGCACTTGAGGAGGAACAGGCAAGACTGCAAGCACTTAAG GAACAGCGACTGAGAGAGGTTACTGTGGTGTCAAACTCTACATCTACATCAGCATCACCAAGCACTTTATCCGGGAAAAGTGTCAATACCACAGCAGCTGTTGACTTATTTTCAGTCCCTGCACCAACAACTAACAG CATGCCCAATCTAACAAGCGATGTGTTCGACCTGCAACCTACGTTTGTACCAACTGTACAAAGCACCCCGGCCATAGCAACGTCTGCAAGCAGCACGTGGGGAG GTCCCTTTGCCTCATCAAATGGATGTGTTGGCTCCCCACCACATCTGGACATCTTTGATATGCAGCCTGTTGAAGACGTCGTAAAGTCTACCCCTCAATTCAACACTTCTACTTATTCTTCTAAACAAACATTGGGACTCCTTAGTG GATTCCCCGTGCATTCAGCCGCACAGAACAGCGCTGCAACGATGCGCGTTGATTTTGATGCTGTATTCGGAGGCAAATCAGCTCTGTATGAAAATCAAGACGCAACTG GGGTGTATGTTACAGATGATGTATTGCAACCAACCGTTTCCTTACAAAGCCAAAGGTCCGCTGCAGTCAGCCAGCACAGTGGGAAGTTGATGGCAAACGATCTTGATTCCTCACTTGCAAACCTGGTGGGAA ACCTTGGCTTTGGAGGAACGCCGTCGAAAAA GTCTGACATGCAATGGAACCAACCTACAGAGAAGAGATTAACTGGTGGCACACACTGGCAAGCAAGAACTACCACTTCAACCACATGGACCCCTGCCCCAGCAGCTCCTATTCCACAGATG GTATCTGCTCCGATGAACTACCCAGTGTCTACACCGCAAGTGCCTGTGTATGGAATG gtTCCTACGCAGATTGGAACCAACCCTATAATGGCTCCTCAGCCAATGCTTTatacacagccagggttaaggccAACAAATCCCTTTGCACCGGTGTCTGGAGCTCAG ATGCAGTTTATGTAA